One Littorina saxatilis isolate snail1 linkage group LG11, US_GU_Lsax_2.0, whole genome shotgun sequence genomic window, GATGGCCGTGGTCCAGCCATTGAAGCCCAGGTAGAAGTTGGCCAGCTCCTGACACCTGCCTGCGTACAGTATGTGGCCTGCGTCCGTCACCTTGGTGCGTGTGGCAAAGGATACCTGCACAGGTAAACAACATCTGATGTAGTATGATGTCTtacacgagccaaaagaaaaaaatgtctgtttgttgcattcagacattaaagttttattgaattgaattactACTGTTATGTTAATCAAGCCTCTGAGCTGCACCAAATCACTAAAGTACATGTCACAGGTATTTATAAATGACCTCATTACAATGCTAAATAAAGCTAGAGCCTCTTCACACAAAACTACAAGTTTTACTGCCTGATGAACATCAGAACACCAGTTATTTTCTATTTAGTGCATTTATTAGCAATATACTTGGGGCAATAGAAATACATGTTGTGGTAGTACATGTGGTAGGAAATATGATGGCACTtttaggcccccccccaaaaaaaagtctgtttacggtatcccgaccgaccctattttttcgcgcgaccctagacttttttccTTGGCATTTGGtggaaaaaaaattatatatattaaaaaaataaatttttaaaaaaaaagtctgttttttggcaaaataatttaaaaatatggttttttagaaaaaaatacaaaaaaataccgacctaccaaccctattttttgggcctatgttaccgtaaacagacaaatttttttgggggggggccttagtACTACatgtatgtaagtatgtagcAATAGTAGGCTGATACAGGTCTGTAAAAACCGGACACCCTAGCTTCTGCAATGAGACAAGCCAAAGCGTGCCatcattgtgtatgtgtgcgtgtgtacatgtgtgtgtacacatgtgggtgtgggtgtacgagtgcacgtgtgtgtgtgtgtgtgtgtgtgtgtgtttgcgtgcatgtgtgtgtatcggTACATCCACGCCAGTATTACCCATACCTTACAAGGCTGTGAGCCTACTGTCAAGTTTTTGCATAGCCAGACTCTGGCTTTCTGTGCGTCATGGTAGGAGTAAAACTTGACAAAGGCGTAATAGGACATGGAATCCTCttttactttcagctttgaTGTGGCCTTGGTGATCTTGACACCTGGGAACACCTGTACTTCGTGTAGCAAGCCGAATGGACAGCATGACTCATACAGCACAGCCTGCAAAACAGAGCACACAATGCCAATGAATGCTTTATAAAATTATACTATACATACTGTTTGTTCATTTCCCACATACACAGAATCTGCATTGCATGTTTCAAGCAAACTAAATGGACTGCATGCAAATAAACATGCACAGAGAATCAAGCACAcagatatatatacacatacagcacccacacccacacactgacacacacatgtatacacactgacacacacacatttatacacacacacactaaaagagGCACACACAGAGGAAAAAGACAAACATACACCGAAAGCAaatacacactgtgacacataacacacacacacacacacacacacacaaggaacaCATAAACATCCACTGAAAACATATTCATACAACTTACAAGGAAACGCACAGATAGTAGCGAGGTCAACGGAAGTCAGTCAGCGGAAGTCTTACGTCGTCACCTATGTAAACATTGAATCTTTGACGCCTCTTAAAGACAACTTACAGATCGTAAAATAGTATATAATGTACCTCATTGGAGAGATTAGTTCTTTTATTTTCCGTTGATATGCCACATTACTCACTTAGATGACGAATTCGTGCCATTATTCTCCTCTGAAAAATCCTACCGAGCGGAAAATAGTTACTTTCGGTTCCGGCGACCTCGATTTGGGTGACGTTGCAAAATTGCCTCGATCATGTGGTTTAATGAACATAATGTATGCATATCATGTGACAAGGTTCCAGAAAATGGCTAAAGCTGACGGTGATACTtggtaacatttttttttttttttttagaatttctGCGAGCTTCTCAAACTCAAGGGTCACTTTGGCGGTCAATATCGCTGGTTAGGTGAATATGGCCATTTTTGAGCGGGTGTCAATCGATAGTTAAGCCATTTATCTCTTATTTAAACCAGAAACTATGACAATATTTGCTTTCTCCTAGTGCCTCCATGGGTAGTTTTGACACAGGGGTGTTCGTGATCTGGCGCCATTGTTGAAGATCATAGAGTAGCCGCCCCTGATCACGTCTTCGTTACCGCCCCTCGTTACTTTCGATTTCTCTTGTAAGAAAAGTTAACTTAATTTTATCAACTATTATTGACAAACTTGGTGTTAAAATGTAAACATGTACTTGCTTGTTCATGAGTGATTGTGCAATTTCTCACTTGAGCCGGCTGAGGGAGTGTTAGTGAGAATAATTGGCTTGATAGTTCTAGCTACTTGGCCAGTTGGGGAAATTGCatgttcatgttgttgttttttaatattatttttatttttaaatttgtaaagaGCTTATATTCAGTGATCGCGCTAGATATCTTTCAAACCGGTATGACATCATGAGCTGACCACAATGCTCTCACGAAAATCAGTCAACCTGCCAATGCAACCAGTCAAAGGCAAACAATGACTAAATCAATGTTTCTCAATGCCATCGACACGCAGACGTTTTCTGTGGAATAAATTTGGGTTATTCCCCCCTGGTTGTCAAAAAAGTGTTGACGCGCAGAGCCGATGTCAAAATCACCGAGTGACTTGCTATGCCATCGTAGCATCATCAGGCGGTTGACGTACTAGGCCGTGAAGCACTTTCAGTTTCGGCCGTGAAgcactttcagtttcagtgtaTGACAAGGGCCTTTTCTGACCTCTTGGAGGCAGAAACAACAGCAATGATCTTTGCTTCATGGTTAAGATAGTACTGACCTCAAATATATATGTGAGCAAAGAGCGGATCTGGTGTGCGTAGGTGATTTTTCAGTATAATCGCATGCCGGCTTTAGCATTCTTCATTTTTGACGTTTCGTTAACACGACCTTGTGACACCAAGCCTCATCAGTTTGTTTTCCATGAGACAATGGCACAATAAGCCatgcgagtctctctctctctctctctctctctctctctctctctctctctctctctctctctctctctctctctctctctctctctctctctctcttactgacCATGGATTCTTTATAAAGGATTTTTCTCTCCACTATTTCTTTTCCCCCCGGTCAAAATAATTAACAATCGGTACGTCTGACCGAGCACCCATTTTATTATCGGTATTGGCGAATCTCAATCGGTAAAATACCAgaaattaccggtaaacgcCATCTCGACTAAGCTTGTAAAAACAATAGtatggcacattttttttaatgatattTCTTAATTGTacctatttatttatgtatttattttgttgttgtaaatcactAGTCCGCCGAAAGAAATGACAATCATTTTGTGACAATGTCTAAAGACTGACACACTGTCCACTTCTACTCAGTAGATTTGAGGCCTGCTGTAACCTTTGTATatatgacatggattacagattAAAGATGGAAAAGAAGTACACATAGTAAAAAAATAGATCTTTTTAGAAGATGTAAATGAAAGGAGTTTGTTTTACATAATTATTGCCCCTTTAATGCTACTATTATTGTTTTTATGGTGTGTTCTTTCTTGTGTGGATTTTTGCACTGTCACTGTTGGACTCATGTATGTGCCTTCTTTTTATGTGTACCTATACCTGCTTAGAATGAGACAGTGACATGTTGAtgtcacaccacaaaatatgaTTTGCATGCtgcatgttttctttctctttttatttatatatttattaatttttaattcCTTTTTTATTTCTTTGCTTTTAACATAGAAGCATTTTTTTCCCCAAGTTTAAAACAATGACATATTTTGTTTCAGAGAAAAATGCCCTGGGCATGATTTTAAAACAATGATTTAATCTGAATTTGCACTTTTCAAactaactcataactcataactcataacattttattgatccaacaaaggaaattaaattagtcatcagcacatataggtcattaattaataactataaaagaataaaagaagaaaattcataaaacccatgatataaaaatacccttttttcttgcacacctgacacaccgacacaccaatacacatgcatacatgcctacatacatacctacatacatacatacatacatacatacatacatacatacatacatacatacatacatactatTGGTGTTGAGTAAAATTAATGTAGAGCTAGAGGTAAACTTGTGATTTACATTTCTTTGGGAATAACAGGCAATACAATTTATCCagtgtgatttttttctcaatttgtgATGTTCTAACTTTTAgttttaaagaaattaatttTCTCCATTTCTAGATTCAATGGTATtgcattaaaagaaaaatacatCAATGTTTAGCAATAGCATGCTACTCAGTAGACATAATGATATTTTACGTATTGTCATTAGTACtttgaacatttttttatttttttatcaaaattattGTGCCTTTTGTGTTTTAAAATGAATAGTACCGAAAGCTAAAGTTTGACCACACATTTCTTAAACAGTTACTCTATTCAAATCCATGTAGCTCGTTACCTAATTGACCTATGGAAATGTAATTGCTTCCACAATATTTGTCTTTAAAAGACCTTTCTAATGGTATATATAAAAGCTCACTTTGACCCCAGTCATTGGGTACAAGTAGTGTTTAAAACCGATTAATGCAGAGGGCTAACTTTTGACCCCACCCTACTTGACGGGTGCCGTTTTCAAATCTATGTAGCTCGTTACCTAATTGACctattttaatttaattactaCCGTTGTCTTTGTCTTTAAAATACCTTTCCAATGATATATTATTATATATGcctattttgaaaaaaaattaaaaatggccTGACCTAGCTACAGATAGTGTCACAAACTTACAGTGATCTGTGCCTCGTTGAGCTCATTTGTGAAAATCCCAGAAATATATAGATTCTTTGAGTTTGAAACAGGTCTGTAAAAGTCGATTATTTCAACCGACACCGACATTCCTGATCTTGCAGTACGTCTTGTTTCTTGTATGGAAGTTGCAACTTCCGTCATTCGAGGTTTGTCTTTACCGCTGCATCAGTGTAAGGGACAGTACTCTCagatttgtgtgttttttgtccgTGGAATTATCTCCCTGTCAAAAATGGCGGCGTCCATGGATCTGTCTAAACTTTTCGTTCGCGAATATGAAAAGAACGACGGTACAGTGTTGAAGTTTTATCAGTCAGAGATCGGAGACGTTGGTTGCGTGGTATGGGACGCGGCGCTGGTACTGAGCAAGTACCTAGAAACGGGGGACCTGTGTAAACGTAGCGGTGGAACGATGCAAGGAAAGACAGTGGTTGAACTGGGGGCTGGCACTGGGGCGGTTGGACTTGTCGCGGCCAGCATGGGGTAAGCAGCTCTTTGACTGCCTACAAACTATAACCTGTCTGTCTCCAAAATTAGCCCCGTGGAAGTGACGTAACACAGTTTAAGAAGAGTGACCATTCATTGTTGTCACATGCAGTCACATGAAGCTGTTTTGGGTAAAACTAAAAGGCATAAACCTTCTGtgagtctgtctttctctctcttcctttctggCTCTcactatgtgtctgtgtgcatgtgtaagCACTTGAAATAATTGCAAATAGAAGGGGGGAATAGTaacgaaaggaaaaaagaaataacaatttgatagaccttttcggtatcatGTGCAGCTCTCACGAGGCAcactctttgttatgctttgaacgtcGTGAGAACTTTGAACCTTGGTTTTTGCAGCTTGCGCAAGATCCCTAAAACACATGCTTTTTCTATGCTCTGatgtttgcgagagattacgagagcttggaataccgatagggtctattgcaCTTGCAGACTTTACAACTTACACTAATGAATGAGTGACTGaatgacattgtgtgtgtgatttgaagTTGTGCACTAGGGGAATTTCGTGTGATTTTATTATTTTTGCCCtgggtgtgcatgtgtttgtgaacgACTAGTGTGCTTAGCGCAAACAATATACTTAAAATGAGTATTCAATTAACTTGATAAAGCTGTGACGCATCCGTTATATTTTGACAGTGCTGATGTCACAGTCACAGACTTGGCAGAGTTTGTTCCCTTGATGGAGCACAACATAAAGGAGAACGCAACCAGTTTGACGGGGAAAATGCATGCCACCACACTGACATGGGGAGCGTCCATCAGTGATGGAGTTCCATCTGCTCCAGACCTGGTCCTCTTGGCTGACTGCATATATTATGAGGAGGTGGGTGCTTTTTGTGCAGTGTCCTATACCACTACAGTAGTTCACATTTATGAATAAATAATTCTTCTAGTTCTACAACTGCAAGCAATACAAATTACTGGTAGTTGTAGTGTTTGTGTTTAACATCTATTTTAAGACCACATTTTTATGCAATACTTAGTTTCTATgctttgatttgtgtgcttttttttctgttacTGTTAGCACTTTGCATGTAGTAAAGCAAACTCATTCCAGAAGAtaatctccccccttccccccaataCAGAAGATCTTGAATTCCTGGCTCTGAACAGAGGACTGCGGACCTGCATCACTGTCATTGGGGAATCTCACTTTCTCTATGCTGTTGTCTTTGTAGGAAAGTGAAACATTGTACTTTGGATGTTTATTTTTTCTCTGATCTTATGTTATTAGAATATTACAGAAAAGCTCTGTCTGTCACTGAAGATTGGTACCGTGATACATGTAATTTTAAAACTTTTCTAAAGAGTGGGCACCTCTAAATAAAAGCCACATtgtgttgttgcatcaattcaTGTGTTCATTTTACCAAAGCCTCCCTGTCAAGAGAGCTAGACACCTGAAGTGTGAAGATATATTatagctggtcccaagggtgtcctgtcTTGACATTCATGACAGGTATTGCCGCAAAACTGTTTTAAATGTTAGAACTAGAAGTGTTCTTCTAGAGAATCACTACATTGCTAGGGCGGGCGCATTGGCCGAGTGGATAAGACATATATATCGGCCTCCTATGCAGTAGGccgtgtgttcgaatcccggcttggttaagggtggagttttttccgatctcccaggtcaacttatgtgcagacctactagtgccttatcccccttcgtatacatgtacatgcaagcacaagaccaagtgcgcaaggaAAGttaagatcctgtaatccatatcagagttaattcggtgggttatagaaacacgaaaatacccagcatgcttcccccgaaagcggctaATGGTTGCCTGAATGGTGGGTTAATAtggtcacacatacacataaaaacccactcgtgcaaaaacatgagtgaacatgggagttatACAGCCCACGGACGaggaagaacaagaaaacaacatTGCATTGCTTATTGCATAATTCTTCTCTTCTTGACAGTCCCTGGAGCCGCTGGTGAAAACCATTCACTCACTGTGCTGCCCCACCACGCGAGTGCTTTGCTGTTACGAGAAACGAGACACAGGCAACAAACCGGAGCTAGAAAGAAAGTTTTTTGAGGTGagtgtctttctgtttttccttGATGAGTGTGTATCTCAATTacttaaccttcaccgtgctgTGTGGGTGGTGGACGACCCAGACCTCAcaagtgtctgtatctctaaCACTATGTTGAGTTTTTGATTGAGgcttgacgggcgcagtggcgcagTGGCAAGACGTcgccctcctaatcgggaggtcgtttgttcgaatcccggtcgctgccgcctggtgggttaagagtggagatttttccgatctcccaggtcaacttatgtgcagacctgctagtgacttaacccccttcgtgtgtacacgcaagcacaagaccaagtgcgcacggaaaagatcctgtaatccatgtcagagttcggtgggttatagaaacatgaaaatacccagcatgcctcccccgaaatcggcgtatgctgcctgaatggcggggtaaaaacggtcatacacgtaaaaatccactcgtgcttaaaacatgagtgaacgtgggagtctaagcccatgaacaagaagaagaagaagagattgAGGCTTCATTATACCCAAACACCATATAACCTTCATATCGACCAATTTTTaaaggattatctttgtaaacaaacaaataaactatggcgtcatttgaactacacagtccggatgttgTGGGTCGTGGAATTTAAGAAGGCATTTGACAGTGTTTATCCTTATTctgatggcgtgggtcgtgtatgacccatacgctgcaaagaggcggtaaagagtttatccctattcggatggcgtgggtcgtgtacgacccaaaCTTTTTACGTTCTGAACACTTCTTTAGAAAATATGGGTCGTACTCAACCCACAttatccggactgtgtagtccaaagcgtgatccgtTGAAGGTTAAGACATGGATCAAGCATAATTTTGGCTCACCAGattgctctcagagtatagtgtggggaacccaaatgggcaaacgagctcacacgtcaccagaatttctggaacgctgatgaagaagaagaagaaggctcaCCAgaggaacttcttcttcttcttcttggcgttcgcagaggttacacgatcagaccagcactggtgatacatgttgtcgttttctccaactcctgtcgactgccgtatagtttggtctgcaagggagttggtgacggccacacttcttttcgttcctcatctagtaagggacatcgctgtaagatgtgttccgcgcCAGAGGAACAGTTAGCAGACCTGTGCTTCTTGAATCTTGGTGGAGTTTAGCAGTCCACAGCTATAAAACGAAATTATTGGTAACTTCCTTATGAGCAAAGTTTGAGAAATGTTGAAAAGCGTTCGGTAGTCACCGAGGGCGACCGGGAAATCTCAACCCTGTGGAAGTGTTGGAACATGAGGTCATGattttttagtgtgtacataataataacaataataacgggtatttatattaacagctattgagttttcagcgtagcaatagggtccgatatttagacgagacaagtataatgcagacgtgtcgaagacgagtcgcattatacttgttcgagtctaaatatcggaccctattgctacgctgaaaacacaatagcgattatatagcttcttcttcttcttctgcgttcgatgattatatagctgttctgaccttgatttgttgttctaaacttacaaaatgacagattttgcg contains:
- the LOC138980447 gene encoding protein N-lysine methyltransferase METTL21D-like, producing the protein MAASMDLSKLFVREYEKNDGTVLKFYQSEIGDVGCVVWDAALVLSKYLETGDLCKRSGGTMQGKTVVELGAGTGAVGLVAASMGADVTVTDLAEFVPLMEHNIKENATSLTGKMHATTLTWGASISDGVPSAPDLVLLADCIYYEESLEPLVKTIHSLCCPTTRVLCCYEKRDTGNKPELERKFFELVEAVLNKQEIPHQRQDPHFSSDDIYIFEFRLKDITT